ATGGATCCCATTTTCAGTTCTCTTTTGTGGTATTAAACAACAGAAATCATGAAACTGAGCTATAACTTTTATTTAATGAATAAACTGTATTATCACTAAACATTAATATATGCACATACATTAATAATATGCAAAGTCATTTTGCACTTATTCAGCTttgcatgcattattttttattttcattaaatcCATTTGAAAAACatatgcaaatatcaaaaagcATAATTTATTGTAATTATGACTTTCCATGTGATAGGGGCATTTAGGTAAGCACAAACATTTCATCAGAGCGACAATTGGATAGGCCAGAATGGGGGCAGGTAAAGACAGAAATGATACAGTAACATTCAGATACAGGTAGGAACAGAAAGTCTCAGGCAGGGAGAGTAGCAGCTGAGATTAGAACAGAACTGAGATAAGAACAGAAACAGATATAGGAAGACATCAAACAGGAAATGTTTAGGATGAATGGAAACACAAAGGATGTGGGAAAGTAACAGGGACAAACATACATTAAGGTGATTGCAAagttataattttttaaaattaaaataacaaacattttatacttactctgtgcaatggtattgcacagagtggtcccaaacttccttttctggggtcccctagtGGTGCTCTCGGTTCCTCCTCCCTTCGGAGCACCCCCATAGCAATccgcttgctgtaggggcactcgtgtgggctcaaTCCCGAGCCAGGCTATgcgcatctatagacacacacagtgtagcTTGCCCCACCCCCAgctccttcctcacaggatttgattgacagcagcaggagccaatagtctccactgctgcctctgtgtcctgtgaggaaagaaagagagagtagTGCTGCTGATCCCAGGCACAATGCTGGATCGAGgtcaggctcaagtaagtatttagAGAGGGCTGGGGGAAGCTGATCatggaaggtttttttactttaatgcagagaatgcattaagataaaaaggacttgagcttttacaaccactttaagaactcaGAAATAAACATAAAAGTAGATTCAAGTAGGGACAGACCCAAATAGAGCGGGATAGGGACAAAAATTAGCGtaaacctgtgcccagactatgtgGATTAAAATATTTTTACATAGCACTAAATGTACTTTTAAATTAGCTCTGATTCACTCCTGTAGTTTTAGGCATTGTGCAGAAATTCATTTTCACCCTATCTTTTCTATGGAATCAGAATAGTATAGGATCAGAATAGTATAGGATAGTAAAGACAACACCCAGTGACTCTGGTAGGGCAGAGGCAGGCCATACCGATTTAGGCCGGTCATAGAtgaagtgaatttctttcctgcatctAGGGGTTGCCCAGTTCCACCATCAACACatacagtgttgacaggggaatccccccCTGCTGAGACATTGTGTCCTCCCGGCGGGGAAAGccatccccactgggagaacacagttattattgctagcagctataacaaccGCTAATGATAATCACGTATAAaattcagcaggctggttgtacccaggttgggtacattcagcctgcccatacatagttcgaaCAGGAACCAGACGAGATTCAAAtcgtctatgaccagctttagttaaagcggagcttcaggctccttcagaaaaaatttaaactccgcagctacaaatactgtagctattgacttttaatattaggacacttacctgtccacaaatccaaACAGCATTTTCACCCGTGAtggtttttcaatcggctctcgggtgctgccgccgccatctcatCTAAGGTAAACCGGCAATGAAGCCTTGCAGCCTCACGGGCAGTTCCCCCCTTCACATGCACaaagcgcgctgcactttgtgaatggccggggggaaggaggaaggggccGAACTCCAGGATGAGTTCACCACGGCAAagtcagccagaagtgggagtgaGCACATGTCAAAACCTTTGGCACCCccaaaggtgccaactgtggcagcagaggggggcaaATAAGCAGagtttcctcttttgggtggagctccgctttaaggtgggGAAGGACAGTAAAAAAACAGACAAACATATGTAAAGAAATACAGACAGACACAAATCCAGAAGAAATAACAGAATAGATAGGGACAAACAGAAAGTGGGGGGAGAGAACAAGGACAGAGGCAGGGCCAACTACTTGGTAAGTGAGTAAAGACAGACACAAACTTACAGGAAGAAACAAAACAAGACACATGTATGGCCAGCAGGGACTGGCAGAATGGGGACGTAATTAGGTTAGAGGAGACACTGGCATACAGATACAGAAAATAAAGCTTTTACCAGTCTGTATTCACTCTCAGTGCACTGGATATGTACACAGGCATTATCTGACCCTTCCTTCCTCCCCACTTTAAGCAAGTCTTTATGTGAGTATTGTTAtaattattacacaggatttatatagcaccaacagtttgcgcagctgtTTACaagggcagacagtatagttacaatacaattcaatacatgtggaatcagagggccctgctcggtaGTACTTAcaataatttaatatcagtatgaTGAGCCTAGATCAGGTTTCTGGACCTCAGGAAATGTAGATCTGCCTTAACAGACTTTCTTTTTTGCACTCTTGTATTATTTACTGTTGCTAAGGCCTAATAACGTATTTGAATCTCCACTAAGATAAAAATCTGGCAAATGCTGTGCATTCATATAACTAATTACACAACGTAATGACTACAGATTGTTTATGTCTATAGCTTCCAATATCTAAGAGAtaactgtaataataaaaaaaaaaaaaacaagttcagtGTACAAAACCACTAAATGTCCAGTTAATAATTAACCTAAGAGGAAATGTTCTTGAAGAATAATCTTTGAAGTCCAGAGATATCATCAAGAAAAATAATAGCTAGCTCTAGTTTTTAGGCTCCATGCAAATTGGTTTAATGATAACGCtgtttctcctgacaggagaaaatcagagTTAAAACTCActtaagctgcattttttcaaaccagtttaaGCGAGTTTTGCAACATTTGATGTTTGGGAGTTTATTTACAATGaatggaaaaagtattcatacccattgaaatgttccacattttgtcatgttacaaccaaaaacgtaaatgtactttattgagattttatgtgatagaccaacacaaagtggcagataattgtaaagtggaaggaaaatgataaatggttttacattttttttacgaataaatatgtgaaaagtgtggcgtgcatttgtattcagcccctttactctgatacccttaactaaaatttagtggaaccaattgccctcagaagtcacctaattaataaatagagtctacctgtgtgcaatttaatctcagtataaatacagctcttcagtgaagccctcagaggtttgttagagaatcttagtgaacaaacagcatcatgaaggcaaaggaacacaccagacaggtcagggataaagatgtggagaagtttaaagcagggttaagtttaaaaaaaaatatcccaagctttgaatatctcaactgttcaatccattatctgaaaatggaaagagtatggcacaactgcaaacctaccaagacatggccatccacctaaactgataggccgggcatggagcattaatcagagaagcagccaagaagcccatggtaactttTTGGTtgaaaagcaaaaagctatgtgtggcagaaaactaactgtACATaaacctgaatacaccatccccaccgtgaaacatggtggtggcagcatcatgttgtggggatgcttttcttcagcattgacagggaagctggtcagagttgatgataagatgaatggagccaaatacagggcaatcttagaaaaaacctgttagagtctgcaaaagacttgagactggggtggaggttcaccttccagcaggacaatgaccctaaatataaAGCAAGAGCTACAATGGCATGGTTCTGACCAAAGCATagccatgtgttagaatggcccagtttaTTTcaggacctaaatccaattgagaatctttggcaagactttgctgttcacagacgctctccatccaatctgacagagcttgagctattttgcaaagaagaatgggaaaacaatgtcactctctagatgtgcaaaactggtagagatatccccaaaaagacttgcagctgtaattgcagcaaaaggtggttctacaaagtattgactcgggggaggggggggggtctgaatacaaatgcacgccacaattttcagatttgtataaaattttgaaaaccatttatcgttttccttccacttcacaattatgtgccactttgtgttgatctatcacataaaatcccaataaaacacatttatgtttttgattgtaacatggcaaaatgtggaaaatttcagggggtataaatactttttcgaggcactgtacatgaatataaatgaatataatcACTTGCTTGTTTACATGATcagaaaagtatataaaatatattggaCCTTATTTATCAATATATCTCAGAAGAAGGTTGTTCCCATAGTAGCCAATAAGATTAAAACATGCACTGATTGGTTCCTGTTGACAATTATTTTAACCTTAAATGTAAGACCAATTAATTATTTTTGGCTTCCACAAGAAAGAGCACCGCTCAGATAACTTatttagatttatatatatatatatatatatatatatatatatatatataatatatatatatatatatatatatatatatatatatatatatatatagatttattatCCCCGGTCCACTAACAACAAATTTTATatgtcttatacacacaatgctccgtctgtctgcccccttccccctggatcacactgctgccttatacctACAATGCCCCGGTTCTCTGCCTCCCTTCCGTATCAcaatgctgccttatacacacaatgctccgactCTCTGCCTCCCTtccggatcacactgctgccttatacacacaatgctccgattCTCTGCCTTCCTtccggatcacactgctgccttatacacacaatctTCCAATTCTCTGCccacctccccctggatcacactgctgccttataaacacaatgctccggctctccccccccgcactctgcatcacactgctgccttacacagactcatcattgtaTCGCTCCTCCTTATCCTGCCATGTGCTCGAGCTCTGTGCTCCCTCCTATAGTGTGTGATCTGCGCTgtcattggaagtcccctccttcctCACCTTCCACTCTCTGCACTATTCCCGGCACCTCCCCCAGAGTTCACAGAAGCCGGAACTacagtattgactgtcagtgcGCATttagaacaacactggaaacaacattgggcctTATAtatccgccacaatgttgatttgtggcagaacccctggggaccatcaAAATTTTCTCCTGGACCATCAATGGTACACGAACCACTGGTTGGTGATGGCTGTTTTAGTGGATTGATGCCATCAGTGTGTGGCCTTCTTTGAAAGACTATTGTAAGGCTCATTATGTTATCAAAAATGTTAGCAAGAACTGAAATTGATTTCCTCTGATAACAAATTAAAATGTAATATTAGACTCCTTTTGTAGCAAGAAGTAAGGACTGACCAGCTGCTCAGTAAGGAAAGAGAGAAAGTATGAAGGTCACTAGATTGTCTAATGACATAAAATGCAGGGAATCATGTGGGGATACCAAAATGCGTGTAGGAAATTGGAGTTTGTAAGTTGTGTGTCCAATGGAAGGGCAGTATAATGTCATATAATGTGGGAGTGAACAAGCCCCTGACTGCCCACCTGAAAGAAACTGGATAAAAGCAACTTTGCCTTCTTGACAAACTTTTTTGCCTGGGTACACATGAAAGCCAACATGTCTTGGGGGATAGTTCCTCCTTTTTCAGGGTAATAAGCAAAAGATCAAAGAAGATTACATAAATTCTGGTCACAAAAGGCGTATGAGTGAATGAGATGAGAGTAATGAAAAAAGAGGGGGAGTAATACATGGTTTTAAATCAGTAgcacaggtccataaagacatgaatgagcgggtttggggtggtggaacttcactggcctgcacagagtcctgacgtcaactcgatagaacacctttgggatgaattagagtggagactgcgagccaggccttctcgtctacatcagtgcctgacctcacaaatgcgcttctaggagAATtggcaaacatttccatagactcctaaaccttgtggacagccttaccagaagagttcttatagctgcaaagggtgggccaactcaatattaaggcctacggactaaggctgggatgccattaaagttcatgtgcgtgtaaaggcaaccatcccaatgcttttggtaatatagaataCCATTAATGTATTTCTTTAAAAATACCATTAAAGTTTTCTTTGACTTAGAAAACAAGGCCTTACCTCATCCATGGCTATATTTCTCAGATTGCTTCAGAAACTCCCTGgtatacagacacagacagacCAGCCAGTtggacacaggaaggagttcaccCATTAACTAAGTTTGCGTGCATTTGCCCGGCTTCCGCAGCATCCCTTCAGATGGGCTCAGGCTGCTTGCTAAACTCCCTGGGGCTACATTCAGCCCacgggacacccctgatgtagtgcaagagcctgcctaattggatacgtGGTGAATGGAttgatggtgtgtcctcctattatatagttttgtaaatctaaaggagaatgtacaatcaaattgtatagtgtatggcaccAAACACAGAagtaaacacacattttgccacatgaaaaaacaggtgacaaattcAGTAAAAAAACGTGCAAAAATGTCCTATGAGCTACTTGGCCAAGTGTAGCACAGCCCATTAATATTAactggctgccctatgtgtgtcactggaaaaacgaGCCAAAAAACATGTGCTCGCTACTCTGGGTATGAATCAGgcctgctattgaaatcaatggcaaTTGTTGTTGAAGCGCATGCAAAGcaattcggcagcggcgctttgcaggagctTTTGACCCTTtattggccgctagtgggggttaagaGCGtctcgctagcagccgaaaagccccgctaaaatgatggtaaagcaccactaaaactagcggcgctttaccgccgtcaCTTTACTGCCGACacccccaccgcctcagtgtgaaagtgcccttaggggTTCCTAAGTGCTCCGAACGCACCAAAAACTGCGGCAACACACCATGCACTGCTCCAAAAAAAATTCGGGAGCTTCTCTGGGGCAATTAttgtgtgtagggcagcctattcaagtgaatggactgccctacgTGTGCTGAGTGAAAACACTCCAAAACAGATGCATGCAGGAATGTGAGTTTTCGATACATGGAGATGTGAATGAGACTGAGTGTCTCCTTCCTatttacttgtataaagatgggcaaacactatgcaatctgattgtacaatctccgtaCAATTTCCTATAGATTTACAAGAGCTATGGAATAGgaggacacacctgaacaatccatgtatcaaatcaggcaggcccttgtactacatagctgatgggagatctaaaggatattgtacaatcagattgtataggaagtAGGTGGAAGCGGTATTccaatgagggaggtgtggtccaaaGTGTTGAACacgccctcttctgtgatgcaacaaggaagagAATGctgaggaagtgatggaatctccatttaaaaattcaaataaactgaTAAGACtttaaacctcctgtggataacgtaagtgagagaaaagcacattgggatggctgggccaaaaatggcattggaaaacgctTCTATCTATAATGAAAActgaaattctgcccgaaaaggtgaactgatttttaaccacttcagccccgaaaggttttacccccattatgaccaggccattttttgcgatacggcactgcgttatttaactgacaattgtgcagtcgtgcgatgctgtacccaaataaaatatatatcctttttttcccacaaatagagctttcttttggtggtatttgtttatcTTTGCGAGTTTTATATTTTGCGTTAGAaatgaaaaaagagcgacaattttgaaaaaaaaacaatattttttactttctgctataaaacatatccaaccaatttttaaaaaaaaatctaatttcttcatcaatttaggccaatatgtaatctgatacatatttatgctaaaaaaaaatttcaataagcatatggtttgcgcaaaagttatcgcatctacaaactatgggatatttttatggcatttttatttatttacattttttactagtaatggcggcgatcagcaatttttagcgggactgcgacattgcgactgacaaatcggacacctaactgacacttctgacacctttttgggaaccagcgacattattacagtgatcagtgctaaaaatatgcactgttactgtactaatgacactggcagggaggggttaacatcaagggcgaccaaagggttaagtgtgtccctagggggtgcttgataactgtgtgggggatggactgactgagggaacacagagatccgtgttcctgcttagcaggaacacaagatcactgtgttctcccctgtTAGAgcggcgatctgctttgtttacatagaggaacgatcggtgggtcctggcggacatcgTGTCTGCCGGACCTGctaattggctccccctctgtctattgcacgaaatgacgtacaggtacattctttcgtgcaatagagctgccctgccacagtatgtgTGCGGTAGGCGGTCTTTAAGTAGTTAAGGTACTTCAACCTTAACAGTCTCTGCTTCACTATTTTTTTCACTAGAAAACAAatattttgagaccatgacaactcccttgtaatatgcacACCCAAAAATTTGATAGCCTTTCCACCtcatgatcactttttttttttagctccaacTAACACCTCCCGTTTATCATAAATCTCGTTAAATGTTTTAATATACCCATTCTAGTGTGCCATTTTTTCTATCCCCTGTAGTACCTAGGTATTGTAAACTATTTCTTTGTGTTATTTTACTGGTAGTAAAACATCATAAAGGAAGTAGGAGGAGCAATCCCCCAAAATATGTTTGCGTATATTGACCTGAAAATTAACAAATACAGGTTTGGGCTGAAAAGCAGTTTTCTCCCATTGCCTTCATTTGGGAAGTCAGGTGCTTGTACTTTCCCATCCCcagttgctcaaaaaaaaaaaaaaactttttcatacaGCATCCTGCCCTGCTAGAGAAAGCATGTTTTCTACTGCATTGGCCATTAGGCCATACGTTTCTCTTGTCTTTCATTATTAAACCTCGTCTTTGACTAAAATCATATTTTAAAAACTTACCCAGCATTTCAGGCACAGTCTACTTTAACAGCAAAAAGGATAGAATGATTTTTCTTCCAGCCCCTAGTCTCCTTACTAGTGAATCATTGTGATTCCTGACTAAATCTTTGGAAAGTAGTGTTTAAGTTGGTAATGCAAGCATAGAATGTTGTGCCTGATGCAAATTATAATGGAAAGCAGAAATAAATAAGGTATGGGTCTAAAGTATACATATTAGAACTAACCTTTTCCTAATCTTTCGGTCCTTTTGTCTGTCTTCTCTCTCCAAGAAATAGATGGCAGTCCTGCTTTATCATTTGCATCTTGCTGTACAACTTCCTCATGACTTGGAGAAGACAATGAAGATTTCATTTCTCCAACTGTTTCTTtatccttttcatttttttccaactgttgtCCATGTAGGTCAGTCACATTTGTTCTGCCCAGATGTGAAATTGGAGAAGATGGTGGCGTTGGGCTGGCAGGTTTTGGAGCAAGGGATGGTTTTTGTATAGTTGGTGATTTGGGGACTACTCTGTCTTTATTATGAaatgacacatggggacttgatcCTGACACTATAGAGGGGGCTATAAACTGGGCATTATCAGTTACATTACTTAAGGTATCCACTAAATCTTTAGTAAGGTTATCTTTCTTCATCTTTACAGGTGATCCTAAAAGTTCTTTCCTGGTTATAGTCCTAATTTCTGTTTCATCTGTTGGAGTTAATGGGGCAGGAACCCCTTCAAAGCTGTCTCCTGCACTATATCGCTTTTTCCTTCTCTGTTCATTCTGTGGATCAGCATGAAACCTTAATGAATAATTTGTCCTTCTTAATTTGATTCCAAATGGAGAGTTTTTGTCTTCTGCACTTTGCAATAATTTATCTGTTTTCACAGTGCCATTACTAAATTGCGTTTCAAAGGACATTTGCCCTTCCAAATGCCCCCGACGAGGAGATTGTGGTAGGTTAGGAACTAAGAAAGATGGAAGATCTTTGGAAAATATCCATCCTTCTGCATTCCCATCAATTGTAACTTGCTTTTTAATTCTGGTCACCATTTCCGGGACCATGACTGTCCTCTCTCCAGTCTTGCCCTGAAGTGTGCTGTCAGGTAATACTGCTATATTTTCCTTACTTGGAGATTTTATCGAGGTATCAATACTTATTTCTGTTAATCTTCCAGTTTCTGGAAATTTCTGCCATGCGGGTGTTATTGAAAATTTAGGGATAGCTGACATTGTCTTCCGTAAGCTGCTATGAGAATCACCCCTGGTCTTAGCCATTCTGTCATCACCAGAGTCGAAAGGACTACTTTGGTTCTTTTCATCAGTTGCATTTTCAGCTTTGCTTAGTATTTTAGACCTTATGGAAGCCCATTCTGCTAGGAATGACTGATTGTCTAATGCTTCTGATGTATACTTTGTCTTACTACTGACTTGTTTAGTACTGtccttttctttctgcattttgttTTCTGTTATATCTAATTTTCTTTCTTCACTGAGGCCCAGTAAAGACTTACAAGCAGGATCCTTAATCTGATGTAGGTTTACAGCTGTACCACAAAGCTGTGCTCCTGTTACCAAAATGGCAGTATGGGGTATGCACTGAGCAGATGAAAGAGAGTGTGAACTAATGGTGCCCTTATTTTCTTTTGCATCGTGTGTACCTGGGGATATTATTGGCTCTTTTGGTACTGTAACTGGAGTTAAATTAACTTTCTCAAATATAATTTGCTTTTCACCCGATGTAACTTTGAATGTAAATGGCCTCTGCTTTTGGTCAAGTTCCTGCCACCTTACTTCTTCGTTAATTCTTTCCTGCTCTTGAGACTCTGCTTCCTTTTGTTTTCTCTGCTTTAGTTCTTCCTCATCTCCTTTAATTTCCATCTCCATTTTTTGCTCTTCGGGTAGATCTTCCTCTGCTGAGGCAGCTTCTGTATACAGAGGGGAAAGATGTTCTGGGATAAGCTCCTTGATGTCCTCAGGTATCTGTTGTTCTTTCTTctgtaattttgttttttcttgaaagtctgtttttttttgacAATCAGTTCTATTTAGATTATCAGTTCTCATTTCCTCTTTTATACACTGCCGGACTATGATTTCCTCTGATACTTGCTGACTTTGGCTTTTTGGTGTCTTTAATTGCTGTTCCTCGGCTGTCTGGGGAGACTTCTTCTGCAACAATCCCTGACCTTTTTGTTCCCCTATCTGAACAGTTTTTTGTTGCTCTGCTGCTTTCTGCAATTCCAGTTCCTGCTTTTTTTGTTCCTCCATGATCTGGAGAGTTCTTTTTAGCTCTAACTGATGTTGTCTCTGTTCTTCTGCCATCTGAATGTCTTTCTGCTGCTGAAGTTCACAACTTTTCTGCTCTTCTGTAACCTGAATAACCCTTTGCACATCTATTTCATGTTGTTTCTTCTCTTCTGTTTTCGGAAGTACTCCTCCTTCCTCAAAAGTTTGTCTTGTTTTCTGTTCTTCTCCTATCTGAAGGGCTTCCTGTTTCTCCTGTTCATATTTCCTCTGCTCTTGCACTATCTTAAAGGCTCTCTGCTCTAGTTCATGTCTTGTCTGCTCTTCTGCCAACTGAATAGCTCTCTGCTTTTCTATTTCCTGTTTTCTTTGTTCTTCTGCTATCTGAAGTGCTCTCTGTATCTCCAGCTCCCGTTTCTTCTGTTCCTCTGCCAGTTGAAATGTTTTCTTCTGCTCCAGCTCATGTTGCTTCTGCTCCTCTTGCCTTCTATGCTCTTCTAATTCTTTCAGAATTTGTTCAGCTCTCTGTTTTCTCTCTTCTTCACGTCGACGCTGTTCTTTCAGTTCATTTTCATTTTGTTCGTTTATTTTCTGTTGGAGCCTTTCCAAGTCTATGTTTCTAATGATCTcctgtctctttctttcttcttcttctttccgtTTATCTGCTTCTGACTTCTTCTCTTCCTCAGGCTGCCTAGTTTCTTGTACTACTTGTCTGCTGGTACTGGGATCTGGCTGTTTGCCTTCTTGATCTTTATTGATTTTCTTTTCCCCCTTAGCCGCCAAAGTTCGAAATTGCTCAGATACTTGGGATTCATGGATTTTTCGTTCAAAATGATCAGACATGAGTATATTATGGGAAGGAATATCCATGGAGTGGAACATGGCTTTGTCAAGGGATCTTTGCATATTCAAAGTGATTTCATTTTCGTTGTCTTCTATAGTGTTGAAGTCCTGTGGACAAATTAGAAGTGGTAGCTAAACCGGATATAATATTGCACTGTAAAAATGTAAACTCTAAAATAATTTTTGCAGTTTACATTGGCATCATTAAAGCACCTTAAAAGTTAACAAATCAGCAAAAATTGTGATCACAGTTGCAGACTTTTTTcatatacataccgtatatactcgagtatatatcgaaattttcagccccttttttggggctgaaagtgcccccctcgacttatactcgagtcaaaactgtctgcctacatgatcaacgtgtcatgcaggcagacggcggccagcgagtgctacataccactcggcagcctctcactgttcaaaagctgcgcctcctcctcgtctgtgataggcagtcagtgtacagcctatcacggacattctctcatcctcgtccgtggtatgaggttgagagaatgtccgtgataggctgaccgctcactgctgggaaattgagttttctgcctatcatggacgaggaggaggcgcggcttttgaacagtgaatggctgccgaatagtaatagcacacgctgatcggtgcagagcggcagatggaggcatgcacaggacacaggtaggatgcacacagacacatgcacacaggtacatatacacatgacacatgcacatatacacaggacacaggtacatgacacatgaacatatacacaggacacaggtacatgacacatgcac
This window of the Aquarana catesbeiana isolate 2022-GZ linkage group LG01, ASM4218655v1, whole genome shotgun sequence genome carries:
- the CRACD gene encoding capping protein-inhibiting regulator of actin dynamics isoform X3, giving the protein MGTRAFSHDSIFIPDEQAEDDQEAQASSQDCVVGKVKSLQQQLGKNIRFGQPPLTGTPVKKMQDLGAGIEKMEETYVSPMEASGERDMGLITDGHKARSLSSHSPRNVPEPEHKTEEKATSVKTSRSKRPSGTIESINLDAVPRSVARLDNSAAKHKLSVKPKNQRVSKKHRGMSQDFNTIEDNENEITLNMQRSLDKAMFHSMDIPSHNILMSDHFERKIHESQVSEQFRTLAAKGEKKINKDQEGKQPDPSTSRQVVQETRQPEEEKKSEADKRKEEEERKRQEIIRNIDLERLQQKINEQNENELKEQRRREEERKQRAEQILKELEEHRRQEEQKQHELEQKKTFQLAEEQKKRELEIQRALQIAEEQRKQEIEKQRAIQLAEEQTRHELEQRAFKIVQEQRKYEQEKQEALQIGEEQKTRQTFEEGGVLPKTEEKKQHEIDVQRVIQVTEEQKSCELQQQKDIQMAEEQRQHQLELKRTLQIMEEQKKQELELQKAAEQQKTVQIGEQKGQGLLQKKSPQTAEEQQLKTPKSQSQQVSEEIIVRQCIKEEMRTDNLNRTDCQKKTDFQEKTKLQKKEQQIPEDIKELIPEHLSPLYTEAASAEEDLPEEQKMEMEIKGDEEELKQRKQKEAESQEQERINEEVRWQELDQKQRPFTFKVTSGEKQIIFEKVNLTPVTVPKEPIISPGTHDAKENKGTISSHSLSSAQCIPHTAILVTGAQLCGTAVNLHQIKDPACKSLLGLSEERKLDITENKMQKEKDSTKQVSSKTKYTSEALDNQSFLAEWASIRSKILSKAENATDEKNQSSPFDSGDDRMAKTRGDSHSSLRKTMSAIPKFSITPAWQKFPETGRLTEISIDTSIKSPSKENIAVLPDSTLQGKTGERTVMVPEMVTRIKKQVTIDGNAEGWIFSKDLPSFLVPNLPQSPRRGHLEGQMSFETQFSNGTVKTDKLLQSAEDKNSPFGIKLRRTNYSLRFHADPQNEQRRKKRYSAGDSFEGVPAPLTPTDETEIRTITRKELLGSPVKMKKDNLTKDLVDTLSNVTDNAQFIAPSIVSGSSPHVSFHNKDRVVPKSPTIQKPSLAPKPASPTPPSSPISHLGRTNVTDLHGQQLEKNEKDKETVGEMKSSLSSPSHEEVVQQDANDKAGLPSISWREKTDKRTERLGKDRPVLQSRHSLDGSRLMENIEPAQPQWITLALQKQKGFREQQASREERRQAREAKQVDKLAKENPSTVHTGEYRGRSGSLQKPLPQEEKKGDTVVTRLQRREQLQKSNTLPTSVTVEITETVPVTLAKDLPKRFSTPDASPVSSEPAWLALAKRKSKAWSDCPQIIK